In Oncorhynchus clarkii lewisi isolate Uvic-CL-2024 chromosome 24, UVic_Ocla_1.0, whole genome shotgun sequence, one DNA window encodes the following:
- the LOC139382726 gene encoding sialate:O-sulfotransferase 1-like: MAKPLYRLQRFLRRAQLFLLFLGVAYIMAGSVLLLQRASLVVTQRGATSPPLPSLPSIPLPPRALELGMPPVRVGGYGGRSSRIMARGQGYQPGSLLDNRTGARWLMSRNLEIRHLRRRWFHSLMTEKDMSQVERSTPRRNVPHKGSYIGCFLDNSKERALRGSVFTDFRKMTSTMCQDTCSASGYQFAGLEYGSECYCGNHITSLRVRDKECNLDCKGEKGSLCGGVGRLSVFTVEDMLPGQRRYRNVRYRGCFREPENSSSTSLVHVLQLNLTSQSCIEACMNKEFPLAMLRSPDCFCGYATPDFTLHEPAEEEHCSQSNTTEASLPSTLQHFYQVYQTPVQDSRCTDKNFLPEKSSSLVALSSFPGAGNTWVRHLIELATGYYTGSYYFDGTLYNRGFKGEKDYWKSGRTICVKTHESGRREIEMYDSVILLIRSPYRSLMAEFNRKCAGHLGYASDQHWKTKEWPEFVSSYASWWASHVLDWLRFGQRVLVVHFEELQTALVPRLRSIASFLNTTVTEDRLLCAETNQDGHFKRSGARQPTFDPFTPDMRGLIDGLIRAVDQALRDSNHTGLPLEYLPR, translated from the exons ATGGCCAAGCCCCTCTACAGACTGCAGCGTTTCCTCCGAAGGGCTCAGCTGTTCCTGCTCTTCCTGGGTGTGGCCTACATCATGGCTGGGAGCGTCCTGCTGCTCCAACGGGCCAGCCTGGTGGTGACCCAGCGAGGGGCCACCAGCCCTCCACTGCCCTCCCTGCCCTCCATACCCTTACCACCCCGGGCCCTGGAGCTGGGGATGCCACCCGTGAGGGTAGGAGGCTACGGGGGCAGGAGCTCACGGATCATGGCCAGGGGGCAGGGGTACCAGCCTGGGAGCCTGTTGGACAACAGGACTGGAGCACGCTGGCTCATGTCGAGGAATCTGGAGATCCGACACCTGCGGCGGCGCTGGTTCCACAGCCTGATGACGGAGAAGGATATGTCACAGGTGGAGAGGAGCACCCCCAGGAGGAATGTGCCTCACAAAG GTTCTTACATAGGCTGCTTTCTGGATAATTCCAAGGAGCGGGCTTTAAGGGGGTCTGTATTTACTGATTTCCGCAAAATGACCAGCACCATGTGCCAGGATACCTGCTCAGCGAG TGGCTACCAGTTTGCTGGTCTGGAGTATGGGTCGGAGTGTTACTGTGGCAACCACATCACCAGCCTACGTGTGAGAGACAAGGAATGTAACTTGGACTGTAAAGGGGAGAAAGGCTCGCTCTGTGGCGGTGTTGGACGCCTGTCAGTATTCACGGTGGAGGATATGCTTCCAGGCCAGAGGAGAT ACAGGAACGTGCGATACCGCGGCTGCTTCAGGGAGCCTGAGAACAGCTCCTCTACATCTCTGGTCCATGTGCTCCAGCTCAACCTCACCTCCCAGTCCTGCATAGAGGCCTGCATGAACAAG GAGTTTCCACTGGCTATGCTGAGGAGTCCGGACTGTTTCTGTGGTTACGCTACTCCTGACTTCACTCTCCATGAGCCGGCTGAGGAGGAGCACTGTTCACAGAGCAACACCACTGAAGCTTCCTTACCATCAACCCTCCAGCACTTCTACCAGGTCTACCAGACACCTGTCCAAG ACTCCAGATGCACAGACAAGAATTTCCTACCAGAGAAGTCCAGTTCATTGGTAGCGCTTTCCAGCTTCCCAGGAGCAGGCAACACCTGGGTCAGACACCTCATAGAGTTGGCCACAGGATACTACACAGGCAGCTACTACTTCGATGGGACCCTTTACAACAGAG GCTTCAAAGGCGAGAAGGATTACTGGAAGAGTGGTCGGACCATTTGTGTGAAAACACATGaaagtgggaggagagagatagagatgtatGACTCTGTCATCCTGCTGATCAGGAGCCCGTACCGTTCCCTCATGGCTGAGTTCAACAGGAAGTGTGCAGGACATCTGGGATACGCCTCTGATCAGCACTGGAAGACCAAAG AGTGGCCTGAGTTTGTGAGCAGCTACGCCTCCTGGTGGGCATCCCACGTACTGGACTGGCTGCGGTTCGGCCAACGGGTCCTAGTGGTCCACTTCGAGGAACTCCAGACAGCGCTGGTGCCCCGACTACGATCCATCGCCTCCTTCCTCAACACCACAGTGACCGAGGACAGACTGCTGTGTGCCGAGACCAACCAGGATGGACACTTTAAACGCTCCGGGGCCCGGCAGCCCACCTTCGACCCCTTCACACCCGACATGAGAGGACTGATAGATGGACTGATCCGTGCTGTAGACCAGGCTCTCCGGGACAGCAACCACACAGGCCTTCCACTGGAGTATCTGCCCAGATGA